A section of the Pseudorasbora parva isolate DD20220531a chromosome 2, ASM2467924v1, whole genome shotgun sequence genome encodes:
- the LOC137046839 gene encoding aerolysin-like protein, giving the protein MSTLLHLIGGNGGDWFSFTGRSNGASLQRIWVWVGPSQVKAVRVWLSDGQNKTYGRPEGEYKEYMFQPGERITSLSMWGNGNGTRLGGIKFKTNKCKEFFVKMTCWGLKTEYPINVGSGFCLGVEGRSGWDIDCMGFLFLNDIQSVVLTDVLYPTIDKVTPQVTLEEIKSLAYENKSSIRQQQSIETSKKTTKTISWSMSSNITETFTVEVKAGIPDIVEASTKYSATVGKENTYSRVHSSEKTETLSTNIEIPPQKKVKVKMTIGRCSFDLPYTGTVRMICNNGSVFSFQTKGQYKGLSYTDINIDTKELDL; this is encoded by the coding sequence ATGTCAACATTGCTGCATTTAATTGGTGGCAATGGAGGAGATTGGTTTTCATTTACTGGCAGGAGCAATGGGGCCAGTTTGCAGAGGATATGGGTCTGGGTAGGGCCATCGCAGGTGAAGGCTGTCAGGGTCTGGCTTTCAGATGGGCAAAATAAAACCTACGGAAGGCCAGAGGGAGAGTACAAAGAGTACATGTTCCAGCCTGGCGAGAGGATCACCTCACTGTCCATGTGGGGCAACGGTAATGGGACACGTCTCGGAGGAATCAAATTCAAGACCAACAAATGTAAAGAATTCTTTGTGAAAATGACATGCTGGGGTTTAAAAACAGAATATCCCATCAATGTCGGCTCTGGGTTTTGTCTGGGCGTTGAAGGAAGATCTGGATGGGACATTGACTGCATGGGATTTTTGTTTCTCAATGACATCCAATCCGTCGTTCTTACCGATGTCCTCTATCCCACTATTGACAAAGTGACTCCACAGGTGACACTGGAAGAAATCAAATCCCTCGCGTACGAAAATAAGAGCTCCATCAGACAACAGCAAAGCATCGAAACTTCAAAGAAAACAACAAAGACAATCTCGTGGTCAATGAGCAGCAACATTACAGAAACCTTCACGGTGGAGGTGAAGGCTGGGATTCCGGACATTGTAGAAGCTTCCACAAAATACAGTGCTACCGTTGGGAAAGAAAACACTTACAGTCGTGTGCACTCAAGTGAAAAAACTGAAACGCTTTCCACTAATATAGAAATTCCACCACAGAAGAAGGTGAAAGTAAAGATGACCATTGGCAGATGCTCTTTCGATCTGCCTTACACTGGCACAGTGAGGATGATCTGCAATAACGGCAGTGTGTTTTCTTTTCAAACCAAGGGTCAATACAAAGGTCTCAGTTACACTGATATAAACATAGACACCAAAGAATTAGATCTGTGA
- the pycr1a gene encoding pyrroline-5-carboxylate reductase 1a, with product MSVGFIGAGQLAHALVKGFSAAGVIATHRITASSPDKDLPTVTGLRKMGAYFTTSNKETVKKSDVLFLAVKPHIIPFVLDEIGPDIEDRHIIVSCAAGVTISSIEKKLLQYRPEPKVIRCMTNTPVVVREGATVYATGTHAEVEDGKLLEQLMASVGYCTEVEEDLIDAVTGLSGSGPAYAFLAVDALADGGVKMGLPRRLAVRLGAQALLGAAKMLLESEEHPGELKDNVASPGGATIHALHVLESGGFRSLLINAVEASCIRTRELQYLADQEKISPAAIKKTTLDKVLQQPGVAAAGGGVRTGLNLFNSTNPKHKKN from the exons ATGAGCGTTGGTTTCATCGGAGCTGGTCAGTTGGCGCACGCGCTGGTGAAGGGCTTCTCCGCGGCAG GTGTGATCGCCACGCACAGGATAACAGCGAGCTCTCCAGACAAAGACCTGCCAACTGTCACAGGGCTGAGA AAAATGGGAGCATACTTCACTACCAGCAATAAAGAGACTGTGAAGAAGAGTGATGTTCTCTTCCTCGCGGTCAAGCCACATATTATTCCCTTCGTTTTGGATGAGATCGGACCAGACATCGAGGACCGTCATATCATCGTCTCTTGTGCAGCAGGAGTCACGATCAGCTCCATAGAGAAG AAACTGCTGCAGTATCGTCCAGAACCTAAAGTAATTCGCTGCATGACAAATACGCCAGTGGTGGTGCGTGAAGGGGCCACGGTGTACGCCACAGGTACCCATGCAGAGGTGGAGGATGGGAAGCTCCTGGAGCAGCTAATGGCCAGCGTGGGCTACTGCACAGAGGTGGAAGAGGACCTGATTGATGCCGTCACTGGCCTTAGTGGTAGCGGTCCAGCCTAT GCGTTCCTAGCTGTTGACGCTCTTGCTGATGGAGGGGTGAAGATGGGACTGCCCAGAAGACTGGCTGTGCGACTGGGAGCTCAGGCTCTGCTC GGGGCAGCAAAAATGCTCCTGGAGTCCGAGGAACACCCCGGAGAATTAAAAGACAACGTAGCTTCACCTGGAGGTGCCACGATCCACGCTTTGCATGTCTTGGAAAGTGGCGGCTTTCGCAGCCTCCTGATCAACGCTGTGGAGGCATCATGCATTAGAACCAG GGAGCTTCAGTACTTGGCTGACCAGGAGAAGATTTCTCCAGCCGCCATAAAGAAAACCACTTTGGACAAAGTGCTTCAGCAGCCGGGTGTGGCGGCAGCAGGGGGCGGAGTCAGGACCGGTCTCAACCTCTTTAACAGCACCAATCCCAAACACAAGAAAAACTGA